GAAGTTTCAGAAGGAACTACAAGATCAGAAACATAAAAGGCTTCCACATATGCCGTTCCAAGATACTCCGCCACCTCTTCTACATGTTTTGTTACTTTCTTCACATAGATATTGTATTTCGAGAATGCAGTACTAGTTCCATGTTTCAGTTTCCAAACGATTTTTACACTAAGGGTCTTTGAACCCCGAGAACCAGAAACCCATTTTATAAATTGACCGTCAACAAGCCACGAGGAAGAAGGCAGAAAATCCAAGTTCTTTTCAGAAGTTCTAATGGTGAGATGGCCTAGCTCTGCAAAATACTTCACTGAACTGCGAGCTGGTCTCGGTtcactagattcatactttgaCCTGTAGCACACAGCTTGGATTTCTGTTAAGATGTCTCCCTTTTCAGGTGCAATGCTACCCTCCTGTAAGACCCATCCACAGGAATTTCCTGGCCTTTCAAGCCGGTGTGTTGGAATTACTTTACTGAATTTTCCTGAGAATTGGTTAAAATCCCCGGATGTGAGAAGTATAGTTGTACTTTCATTCCTTGTAGAGGAGAAATGAAGAGAAAGGCCCAGTTGAGAGTCCCCCTCTGATCTCACCTGCATCCATCATGTAGGTGAGATTTGAACTAAATGCAAATAGAAAAGCAGATGGAATATAAATCTGTGATCCATTTGGTATTTTTGGTGGCACACATGCAAGATActgtaaaattttatattatgctGGCCGACATTCAATATGGTCAAGAGTTGGATTAGTCTGTCGTTATCAAAAGCTCTCCACAAGCCAAAGAAACAAATCAAATCACTCCTAATCATTAAGTTCTCACCAGATTGGTTAACAACTTGAATATACATAAGAGAGCTTACAGAGTATGTACAGAAGATGGGCAAATTCTCCAATGGAATTTCGCCAAGAAAAAGTCTTCTTGCAAAAAATGCATTGTCTCCAAGAGTTCCTTCAAATGTAATGTTTCCTCCTCCACTATGAGATGCTTCTGTCAAACTACCATTCGAAAAGTATATATGTTATTAAAGGTAGAAAACCTAGTAGTCAGTGGCAGACCCACAAGGGCccccaaatttaaaaaaaaaaaaaaattcaaaaacaccccctctcaaaaattttataatccTCATATGCactctaaaatttttaaaaatttcaatatacctAGAAATGCCTCTCTCCAACTTTTTTCCTAGTCTCAAAAtcttgtataatttctatatattatctattttcaaggatgtggcCTCACCAAAATTAAGTCAAACTaagtttaagagaaataataaacttattgaTATGGATcccaaagttttttattatacaatatttggcTTCTTAATATGTAATCCAaagtaaaaatacaagaaaaattcaTTTAAGGTTTATGATCTATATGTATAATAGTTGAGAGGTTTTAACCTCTACACTTCATTGagcaagaaaaattttatttaaggtctcaattgtagtattatatgtttaatgtgacacgaaaatatctagattttacATGAACTTGATAAACTAGCTTACATACTAGAATGAAAGATAACATTCTAAAAGATTACTTGATAGTttctatgaagaaaataaatgctaaatatttcattacaaaaataataatagatgaatattattCTATGAAACATTATCGTTACAAATCttaaacatatattatttttctagaaTTTCATTTGTGTATGTAGCATATTATTGAGAtctgattttatatatagttatgattttatgataatttaatctctttttattttacataaatgtgACACGATATAAAAGTTGCCCCTCCCCCAAAAGAAAAATTGCTGGTTCCGCCACTATTGGTAGTACTTAATTATCGCCAGTCAGCTTACGAAAGGGAAAAAGAATAGACCCAGATGGATTTTGTAAGTGGAATGCACCATAGAATTCATGTTTATGGACCAGATACTAAAAGCTTCTGAGTGCAGCCTGTATAgcatttagaaaaattctactcatcatcctcacaccacacactacatatatatttttttcctcccaccaaatgtgtggtgtatggatgatgagtagaagaactcaattagtttaggaagaataaaaccaaaaaaaattttaaaaagtaaaaataagtgtggtgtgtggggaTGATGATTAGCAAAACTCATGGTATTTATATCAGCTCTTGAGCTAATGAATTGATCTTCTAGACTATTGAGTCATGCAAGCATGTGACTTGTAATCCTTTTCTCTGGAAATAACAGGGATGGAAGACCACCACTTCTTTTACAATGACAAAAACAACAGAAGATACATATGAAGATCATAACTCACTCAACAAGTGTTTGAATGATGCCTGGAGAAGGGTTGTCAGCAAACTCGAGGAAAGGCTGTCACATGAACAAGAGTcagaacaattaaaaaaaaaaaaaatgctaatatGCCTAACATCAATAAAAAGTAATGACAAGTTTAATTAATAGCAGGACTTTGATGTCATTGAATTGCATAATAGATTAGCCAACCATTTCATTAAATCATATCTTTCTACCCCATAACCAGTAAAAGAGGAAAGTATATGAATATGATAGAAACTGCTTTGGCTCGGTTGATCTAGtttgatctttttctttttgaatttgaatgatATACTTTTCTCACTGTTGAGTGATAATTACCCTCTTATGATTCCCCTTCAACAGCATTCAAAGCTCTCCTCTTAATGGCTAAAACAAACACGACTGTAAAGTTGGATGTTTACCACAAGTCATCAATAAACCACAAGTCATCAATAATGTAGAACTATTTAGAAAGCAAACATAGAGCATTGACTAACACATCTATTGGGTGATACCTGGAAACCCTGGCATGAAATGTTACAACAAGGGTCATCTGATACTTTTCTTCCATCAATTGAAAAATGATAGCCACGcccctgaaaaaaaaaaaaaaaaaaaaaaaaaacacacacacacccttGGTTTTAGAAGACTCTCCATCTTGGGTTGCGGACATTTGTATGGATTTATACCTCTAAAGAATCAAACAAAGATGAGCGCACAAGATAAGGTAACAGAGGTGAGGAAACTCAGATTGGCTGGGTAGGGAGATATTCTTATCCAAAATAAATGGGATAAAGAAACCTGCAGATGGGCAATATATCCATCTTTGCTGAACAGGTTGGGTAGAGCAAGGGGAAGGGTCGTATGGTCGAGGTTTTTTAAAAGGGTTGCAGAAAGGAGCTGAATTAGATCAGATTAGATAACCTATCATAGAATAGGTATCATTATTATTGTCTGTAGCATTATCATATTCTTATACTCCATGATCTAACATCATCAAGAAAACAGGGAAATAACCGAATTTTCTTAAGAGGTTATAACTTCCTCATAGAACAGTTTATCTGAGAAGTTGAGATGAACATACGGAGCACTGTTCTCTATTGGtttctaaacttttttttcttttagcagATTTTCAATGGTGATGTCACAGTAGGGACTTTCATGGGACTTGCTGTTTAGAAGATCATTGATGAAATTGAGATGGTTGCAACCTGATCAAAATTAGTGTAGAAAGGCAGCTTTTTAGGATAATTCTGCAGTATTCCCCATGATTTCGCAACAAGTGCCCACCAACTGCAAAGTGAAAATAACATGTTAATGAATACTGTCAAACAATTGAGGACAGACAGGATACAAAATCTCTAAATGAATAAGACACATGTTATAAGAAATATGGCCATTCTGGATGATCAGGTAACTATAGTGCTAAAAATAGAAGGTGATGCCTATAGTATTGGAGTACACTGAATCAGGATAGGAGTAACAGAGCATCATTAAACAACTTCAAGAAACCTAAAATGCTTTTCACCTCAAAGAAAATAGATTATGAAAGTCCATTTGAAAAGAATGGGACTGATTGGAAATAAATGCAAGTAAGACTTCCATAAAGAGCATGGATTCTTTTACAATGCAATGAGATTAATGGTAGTACACACTTACAAAAAACCACATGCATACCAGTACTGATTTACCTTCAACGATAACAGGGAACACAAAATATGCATACAAAATGTGTATGGCCCCATTGTAGCATTAAGTTAGGGAGAATGAATCATGTTTTATCACCCGCATGACAACCAAATGAGTTTCACAAAAGAATTCAAGAGGTGCACATTGAAAACTCCATGACAGAATTAACATAATTAGATTAGGAAAATTTAGAACTTGAGAAATCATGCACAAATAAAATCTCAGGAAGAACCTATGAACATACTTAAAACTGCAGAATGGCCTACTCGCTCTATTGGAGACTAAATCTATTCTATTACGGGAAGCTCtgcaatgaaaaataattgcaattgctgatttTGCGCGGACTGAAAATTAGGTGGTTGCTTAGTCTCATAAACCCATCCAGGAGCAAATATGGCAGCCGACACATCATTCTTCTTTAGCACATCAAGAGCAACGTTTGTCTGATGCAGAAAAGTTAATCAATAGGACTGCAAAAGACCAACCccctaaaaatatatatattcatgcatCTCATAAGATCAATATTAGTCATACATTCCATTGCCCACCACCGTGTAACCAACAATAATCAATCACCTATAAGTTTGGATATGATTTCACTATATTGAGAAAAGACAATTGACTAAGAACATGATATATCCTAACACTCACCATATCACTAAAGAACCGGGCACTAACGAATGCATAGTCTCGTTTAGATGGCTGACAAATTCTTTCAGAATAGGGATTTGCTTGATATCCAATCTGACTTCAATATTAATCTGCCAGTAATTACACACTTCTTTATTAGCTCGTACCATTTAACGTGTAACATCAGCATGTcaatctaattaaaaaaaatgccaaTTTCTGTAATGAACTTATATTACTCTCTTAGAGAAGTGTTGGAGAAATTAATGACACCCACAATACACAAACAGCATTGGTCCTTCTATCTGAACAAAAAATTTGCAAGCTGAATTGATACAAAGAGTTAATTTTtccttcatttaaaaaaaaaaaaaaaaaattccaatccTATGAAAGAGAgattaagatgaaaaataaagacaaaggaactgaatcttttaattctttaagAATGTGTGCATACATGTGATCATAATAGGTTCAATTGaaaaaaactaaactcaaaTAGGATAACTGCCCAATGGCATTGGCTTTTGGGTTGTTGTAAGCGCCAAAGCTTTTACTTTGTAAATGTATTCATCAGCCACAAGTAAgggttttaataaaaagaaatgcttTAACTATAAAAAGATTCCAAAAAAGTAAACCAACAAAATGATGTGGCTTAATGtggtacgttagattgtaaagttatttttattgtaaagtagatataaCATAACGTCTCAAGCCACGTCATtttgtgggtttacttttgTAGAATCTCTTTGTAGTTATAGTACTCatctttaataaaattgggtaTAATCCTCTTTTctaaaagaaattagaaaaaaaaaaatgcatgatttGGATATATACCAGCCATCCATCAAATCCCAAAGAATCAGCAAGTTCTGCCAGGCGCTCGGCATACAAATGAGCAGATTCCTTTGTTGAGAGCAATCTATCACAAATAACCCTCCCTTCATCCCATTCCGCTATGAATGTCCCCAGTACCTTAGATTTCATACGCAAAACACAGATCATAAATAACAAATCCTTCATCGATTGGTCCAAGCCCGCACTTAAATTGACAATATAAATCATGACCCACGAGCAGTCATAACTACTGTAATCATGCCTTGTCAATGTTGagttttctactcatcatccccacATATCATTCACTacactttttcttaatttatttaacttttttttattattcttaaactaattgaattattctgcTCTTCATCCATATAATACACATAAgtgtgagaaaaaaaataaataattatgtgtggtgtgtgggagatgatgagtagaatttttcaattGGCTCAATTGCAAACCAATTCCTCTACCCAAAGCAACCCGAATTAGAACTCGTTTCGATCAAGAGAATCGCATTTCTACGTTGACCTCATAGAGTCCAAGAACGTGCGCGGGCGCGCACACACTCAAACCCAGAAATATTGTCAGCAACTAACCCAGGAAAACTGATATACCTTAACGCCGTGCCGGTGAGCCGTATTGATCCAACACGGCGGAGGAAGCGCAACGAGACTATGCGAAAAGTAAACGAAAACATCGATCAAATACCAATGCCATATCGCATATGCCTCGGGATTGGTACCTCCCTGGACCcatttatcatccacataaCCTCCTTCCATGTCATGGCACACGAGCAATCTACGCCTATTGGGCAATGAATAAGAAGAGCCAGATTGGAGAGCAACCAAAGCTTTGTTAAAAGGGTAGTGAAAGGAGTTGAAGTAGGACTGGGACTCGAGGTCTTCGAGGGTTTTGATTGGGTAAGATATTGGCACGGACGGCTCCGTTGGATCAAATGGTGGAGGAGGTCGGGGTGCcgatgaggattggacctcggGTTCAGAGTTGGTTTGGGACCTTGCGAGCGAATGGAATGACTTGCGGATCAGTCTGAGGAGGTTTTTGAGGGTGCGTAAGATTGGCGCGGAGTCGAAGCAGAGGCATAGAGGGAAGGAGATAGAGACGTTGGCTACTTGGCACTGATTATGGAAGTTGGGACGAAGGTGAAGAAAAGTCGGTCTTTGCTTGGAAAGCGAGTGTTTTTTGTACTTTGTCGATTCTTTTCACCTTGGTCCATGGAACATTTCCTTCGAGGCGTGAGGATGAAGGTGAAGATCGAGAATAGTCATTGGAGAGGCGCTAGGGACCGGACGCTGTGTTTACAAGGGATTTACACAATCCAACCTTCTTGTGACACGTAAGCGTTCTaacaagtgaaaaataaaatcgatTGGAACAAATCCACtcactctcccttctctcttctctcctctctcaccTCAGGTGGGATCGTGATGGCCTTCAGAAGGTTAGAgttttgcctctctctctctctctcatctggTAGTCATTCAGCGACAAAGTTACAAAACAAAGATAGAGTCTCAACTGTGAGATTCAACAAATCAGGGAATTTGATTGCTTGTCAAGTTGCAAAAAATTCAGCATACTGGATGAGGCCAAAGCAAAGCGTAAAGCAAAACAGAAGCTTTAttggaagaaataaaaagaattaagcTGCAAAAGGACAGCTGAGGCTATGGAAAATGGGGACACAAATCATGGCACTGGAGAGGACGAAAATATCCCATTGGTTACTGCCTCAGatgttttaaaccttcttcGTATTGTGTGGGCTAGCAAAAAATATGTTCCATTTCTTTCCGTCCAATGACTCCAAAAAAAACTTTCTGCCACGACATTGTCTGTATTAACTAtcaattgaaattttattttaagaaaaatatagttataagtataattgtacactaatttgtatactaatataatataattggtcaaaaagtagattttattaaaaacaatgttaatttaaattttaagtatgaataaatcaatattgttacacagattagtgcgctactgtacttgtatgtagtaaaactctttaTTCTATTCTATTGATAACAGTGATGCGGCAAAAGCACTTTCTTTTGACCTCCAAGGACACTTCTGGTTTCACAAGTGTAACACCTGCAGAGCAAAGCTCATATTTGTGGCTTGAGGGGAGACTAATATTGCAACAACAACAACCGAGACTACTTTTAGATGTATCAATTACCTGGGTTGATAAGATAACTCGAACTCAAGGCAAGGAACTCTTATTGCACGTTCCGTTATGTTAAGGTTAAAAAATACCTTGCATTCAAATAGTGCTCATAATTGTGAGAGCGTTCGTGCCTTCTCTCGGAAGTCACTTTCCTAGTGAGAGAGAGGTGACGGAtttgagaagagagaaaaagtgacTGAcggaaagagagaagagagcTGAGGGGTGCaagggagaaagagaaagagagaggcttTGGGAGAACAGTTCTTCTACATGCAAGCGCGCCGCGGAGCGGATCGCGCACCAATGGTGACGTGGCagtgcaataaaaaaaaaagaaaaagaaaaaacaaaaacaggcAAAAGGAGGGAAATGTTTAGAAAGCACGAAACGTGCTTCGGAAGATTGCTTCAGCTCCATACAGTGTTCGCTGCGACGAGGATTGCGACCGGCCTCCTCTGCGACAGCCTCCTCCGAGGTGAGTTCCACTGATCTCCTCCATCATTTTCACTCCGGCGACCAACTCAGCTTTTCATTCTGTATTTTCATCTCCTAGTTTCtgtattttcatctcattagtCTCTATTTTGCTATATTTTCTGCCATTACAGTACATTTTGGTCTCAGCAACTGAATCCCAGCCAGCATTCCGATTTCAAATGTAAACCATCGTCTTCTCGAAAAGTACAAGCTTCCTCATTTTTAGTTTTCGTGATATTTTTTAGAACAAGCAGGTAAccttgatgtattttttttttctgttgcaTAACGAGATGGTGTTTTATTTTACATGAGAAAGTGTTATTCATTTTcgaaagagaaacaaaaatttCCCATAAATTTTACTGCAAAATAGTTGAAATATATGATATGTGAGTGTTGGGCactgaaaaaaatgaagaaaaaatagaaattgttAGAAGGTACATGCATATGCATTTCTAATATTAGAAATTGTAGTTAAAGCCTGGAAATAATTGCAGTTCAGAGAACATGTTGAAAAGCAGCTGCCTTAGTTACCTATGCAATCATTTAAAAACTATTAGTGAAATGGTAGCTTAAACAGAGTAGTGTTGCTATGATGTAGGAAAAATAGTATGAGATCTGGCCATATggttagtttgtttcattaattATCTAACAACCGTGTGTAATTATAAGTAGTTATATTTTCTGGTGATTTTAATGTGGGTACAAATAATTATCTAACAACCGTGCAATGTGAGACTGAGAGACTAGCTATGAAAAGTGCATGGATAACTCTTCCACGTGCAAAGTaattaagatgagaattttatcgAAGAGGAGTGAGTGATAGCTAGCTATCTACTTGCAACCTATACTTTGAACCTCTTTTAGCCGTGGAATATAATACTGTTTGCATGTCTATAGATTGGTTCACACATTTTGTACATCTCATAATGCATATAGCTGATGACTTCTGTCGTTTCatgaaatcc
This genomic interval from Carya illinoinensis cultivar Pawnee chromosome 2, C.illinoinensisPawnee_v1, whole genome shotgun sequence contains the following:
- the LOC122301534 gene encoding cytosolic endo-beta-N-acetylglucosaminidase 1-like, whose product is KESTKYKKHSLSKQRPTFLHLRPNFHNQCQVANVSISFPLCLCFDSAPILRTLKNLLRLIRKSFHSLARSQTNSEPEVQSSSAPRPPPPFDPTEPSVPISYPIKTLEDLESQSYFNSFHYPFNKALVALQSGSSYSLPNRRRLLVCHDMEGGYVDDKWVQGGTNPEAYAIWHWYLIDVFVYFSHSLVALPPPCWINTAHRHGVKVLGTFIAEWDEGRVICDRLLSTKESAHLYAERLAELADSLGFDGWLINIEVRLDIKQIPILKEFVSHLNETMHSLVPGSLVICWWALVAKSWGILQNYPKKLPFYTNFDQGRGYHFSIDGRKVSDDPCCNISCQGFQPFLEFADNPSPGIIQTLVDLTEASHSGGGNITFEGTLGDNAFFARRLFLGEIPLENLPIFCTYSVRSEGDSQLGLSLHFSSTRNESTTILLTSGDFNQFSGKFSKVIPTHRLERPGNSCGWVLQEGSIAPEKGDILTEIQAVCYRSKYESSEPRPARSSVKYFAELGHLTIRTSEKNLDFLPSSSWLVDGQFIKWVSGSRGSKTLSVKIVWKLKHGTSTAFSKYNIYVKKVTKHVEEVAEYLGTAYVEAFYVSDLVVPSETSSLKFIVQMCAADGTCQNLDDSPTFTVDAEGRA